A segment of the Hemicordylus capensis ecotype Gifberg chromosome 6, rHemCap1.1.pri, whole genome shotgun sequence genome:
atcttttaaataaataaactttgcaAATAAATCCCTATTATGTCCAAAGTATACAGATTCACAAGTGAAACCAAAATTAGGTTTTATTTTAGAACCAAACAAgaactacagtgagggaaataagtctttgatcccctgctgattttgtccatttgccctttgacacagaaatgaccaggctataattggaatggtaggtttattgtagctgtgagagacagaataacaacaaacaaaccctcaaaagcccagtgcccaaaagtcagcgatggatttgcattgtagtgagggaaataagtattcgatcccctatcaaccagcaagatttcaggctcccaggtgtcttttcactatatgcaggtaacgagctgagatgaggaacaccctctgtaagggagtgctcctaatcccagcttgttacagtacctgtataaaagacacctgtccatagaagcaagcaatcactcagcttccaaactcaccaccatgcccaagaccaaagagctgtcgaaggatgtcagggacaaggttgtagacctgcacaaggctggactgggctacaagactatcgccaagcagcttggtgagaaggtgactacagttggcatgataactcgcaaatggaagaaacacaaaataactgtcaatctccctcggtctggggctccatgcaagatctcacctcgtggagttgcaatgatcatgagaacggtgacaaagcagcccagaactacacggggggaacttgtcaatgatctcagggcagctggaaccatagtcaccaagaaaacaattggtaacacactacgccgtgaaggactgaaatcttgcagtgcccacaaggtccccctgctcaaggcagcacatgtacaggcccgtctgcagtttgccaatgcacatctgaatgatccagaggagaactgggcgaaagtgttgtggtcagatgagaccaaaatcgagctctttggcatcaactcaactcgctgtgtttggaggaggaggaatgctgcctatgagcccaagaacaccatccccaccgtcaaatatggaggtggacacattatgctttgggggtgtttttctgctaaggggacaggacaccttcaccgcatcgaagggacgatggacgggaccatgtaccgtcagatcttgggtgagcacctccttccctcagccagggcattgagaatgggtcgtggatgggtattccagcatgacaatgacccaaaacacacagccaagccaacaaaggagtggctcaagaagaagcacatgaaggtcctggagtggcccagccagtctccagaccttaatcccatagaaaatctgtggagggagctgaagattcgggttgccaaacatcagcctcgaaacctttctgacttggagaggatctgcaaagaggagtgggacaacatccctcctgggttgtgtgcaaacctggtggccaactacaagaaacagctgacctctgtgattgccaacaagggttttgccaccaagtactaagacatcttttgtgaagggatcgaatacttatttccctcactacaatgcaaatccattgctgacttttgggcactgggcttttgagggtttgtttgttgttattctgtctctcacagctacaataaacctaccattccaattatagcctggtcatttctgtgtcagagggcaaacggacaaaatcagcaggggatcaaatacttatttccctcactgtacatcaTTCTCCAGTGGCAGAATCTTTCTTCAACAGCACCTGTACTTACTCGATTTTATTTACAGATAACTCATTTGTGTTAAATTCCTTCTCACTGCACAGTTTTAGTTGTTCTAACAGGAGCCATGGAGTCTCTGTCTATAGTAGCTGTCCACAGTTGTGCAAGACAGTTCGGTAAAACAAGCATTAGAACATCAACATACACTTACCTGCATGTCTCGTTCTCACTGTTCTCATTGTTCCCTCCCAACTGGTTGCCAACTTTAGATCCATTTTCCTGCTTTGGTTCCTGCTGATcttcaggaagcagcagcaaggcatTTCTTAGGCAAATGGCTGCAAATTCTATGCTGGCTACAGGAATAGCTGAAGATTGACCATCACTTTAGGAAAAAACAAAAGTCACCAAAGTAATATTTACTTTATGAAATGGCTGGATATTGCAGATTGTTACATCTCTTATTTGTAAGCAATGACAGTTTATCTAAATTTACTTATCCTGTGTTATGCTTGGCTTTTATATGTAGTTCAGTTTTATCTGAACATATGTCAATGAGGAAAAAAGACTATGTACTACATTAAACATAAGCAAGAATTTTGAAATTGTAGGTGAAAATGTCTGGACTACatcggcaggggtggggagggtgggaggacaCACCAGCAGCTTTGTatgtgaaattttaaaacaaggcAGTATAGGGGGTATAgccaaataaatacatttgtgtCTTACAGAAGTCTCAAAAATTCTGTATATATGGATTCCTTGCAACTTTTAAAGGCAAGACTGACATCATCAGGCACATATTCCATATTCTACAGTTCCAGTAGGGGAAGATAATCATAATTAATATACATTATTCCTTAAATTACGGCATCAAATAAGGACTGTAGTTATTTATTCTCTGTCCTTGAGATGCCTGGGACAACCCTCCTAACAGTTTATTAATCTGACTATATTTCATACCCCAAAGCCACAGcaaactagagagagagagaacacacacaaacatttaagCATTAAAATCCCCCTACTGGGCATATAAAGTATCTTTTCACATTTGCAACTAGCCACATAATTAGCTCTATACCAACCGTAtgcttagacacacacacacttcagaggTTTTTCTAGCCAACTACCAATTTCCCTTTTGGAGAATGGCAACAGAAAATTGCACAAAGTACTTACTTATAAACAACATTTTGTACAGACTGTGATGCTAAGACTATTTTACGATGATAGCCTTGACCTACAATGGATTGTACAATGCCCTTTTTGCTTGGAAgaccctttgtttcctgttccGAATTCTAAGGGGGGAAAAAACATCAAGAGGTATATTGCCTAGAAGAAGGCTGGCATTTTCTCTATTACTATTTACTACCTAACACAAAAGTTTTGGACTAACATTTTACTACCAtctaaataaagcatttcttcagTTGTCTTACAAACAAGATCCCATGGGCACAGAATCCAAGCCAAGGGTTATCCTTGGACTTTTGGTCAGCTCATTTAGCCACCTTTGTTAGAACTCCCATTCCAGTAGGCATTAATCCGATGTTATATTGTAGAAGTAAACAAATGTTGTTTCTATTACAAGAAATTGAGAGCCACCAGCAATGCAAGTGCTGCATTGCAAGAACCGAGTGGGGGTGGGTGAATGACTGAAACTTGTTTACTAACAAAAATAGCTGATTCCAACAAGCCACCGGGGGGGGGCGCTATTCAGAATCATTCTTTCAATAaaattcaaatgctttttaacacttGGCTCCCGTCTATAGAGTAAAAGCATTGCAAGTTGTCCATCTTGATACCTAAGCAGCTGATGATTTAGAAGAGGACTGTAGGActaattacaactcccagaactaCACTTCATTGTTCTGTGTACTTCTAAGCTACTTCTGATTAGAAAGAACCCCAAGCTCATCTTACTCCTTTATTGGCAGCAATGCAGCATTCCGCTATTCTTAACCAGAGGCGAGGGTTCGAGTGATAAACCTGGACAGCTTCTATCAGGCATTCAAAAGCAGCTAGTGGCCTTCCAATGTGTAAGAGCTGGATGCCACAGTTATACAGTAACTCATAACGTTTGTTAGTCAATAAGGTGCACATTGGTCGTCCTGAGAACTTTTTGCCTGTAGGGAAAAAGAAACCCAGTTAAGAATGCCATTTAAGAGGACAGGAGCCAAAAGGACATTACTAAATAAGGAACATATAAGAAAAGATTAAATGAACCTTGATCAAAACGACTGACCAATCATCATGGAGCTAACTTATACTAGTGCTGAAATCATCATTTggatgtgaaccaccctgagcccttctgggatgggcggtatataaatgatcAAAATAACATTTTCATTTAATAAAGTGATCTAAAGTGTTCATTTGTTTGGCACTACCCTGCAATTCATATTTTGTAGACTGAGAATTTGGGATCagatagccctattcagacattatgttgcacatgttttcccccgccccctcccccggacACCTGAACACagctgcatgtttgtgtgtgaatgacttgtgttcattttaaaagtaatccTGCGTACAGGtatctcaaatgcatggtacagacatgaagtgtactgctgtatccaCGTTCACCATATGATGTGAAAACATACAAAATATGCATACAGAAGTGTGCCTGTGTAGACTGTaaacaaaaattgcacaaattttGATCAAGTGTGTATAGGGCTACAGTGAGTTTCACATGGCCATCCAAATGAGTCTGTGACAGAGAACCTGAGCTCAATACTCCTAAGGTCCAAGGACAACTCTCTCCCCATTAAGTCACAATGGCCAATTTCAAAAAAGCATTCCCATTCATTCAATCAGAGACTGTGAGAATGGGGCCAACTCTTGTTACAACTATCACTCAGATTAAGAGGACCAATATATACTTTGTGCTCCACACACTGGTGGTGGAAAGATGTTTTCAGTACTAATGGTTGCAAGACCTTACTTAAGATGTATGCATGTACTTTTAAAGCAAGATCttataatcatttaaaaaaacaacttttctCGTCTTCTCCCCATCATCAATGGCAGTGACGCACAGTTTCTCAAACCTAAGTATAATATGCCAGACTGCTGGAAGAAGGAATTTGGGGAAAGGGTCCAGGATGTTGGGGAGCACCTGTGACTGCAGAGTTTGACTTCAGATTTCTCTGCAGCTTCAGAATTTTTCTCCTCTCCACTGTACCCAATGCTGCTGGCAAGCAGAGTGTGACAGAATGCAGGATGTGGTGTCCACAGCATCTGTGGTGGACAACAGAAAACTGGTCCATTTCCCACAAAAAAAGCTGCAACTATCCTGGGGCAGGAGCCAGAGGGCAACATGTCTTATCTTCTAACCACCCTGTGGCAGAGGTGGCACtagggcaaagtgcatttttgGGTGGGTGAGCTCTGCCCCACATGCAGGATTTCCATAACAGAAATGTGGGGCAAATACCTTAGGGGGGGCTTGCTCCCCCACCACAAGTTCCCCCACCACCTCTGTGGAAGGATTAGGCTGATCTTGTTGAATATATCACAAGTTCCCCTTCATTTTTTGTTTCCCCCACTTCTTCCCCATGTGTCCTATCACTCACACATTGGAAGCAATACATTTTTTGAAAAATTTTCAGATAGTACTATCACTCTTGCCTTTGCCCGTCACCTACTGTAGCAGAGTCGTCTCTCAGGCACACTTAGCATGGGTTCCAATCACTAATCAAGCAGTTTTATATTCACAAATGAAGAATGGTAGAAAGTGTCAAGTGAGACTCTTTCCATGCATGCTTGACAGTAAAGCACACGGCTAATAAGGGTGGGATTTTAGGCACATAGATCGATTCCACAGCCCGGATGGCACATCAAGCCTACCTTACCTGGGTCTGTACCACCTGTTCCAAGTTGTGCACAGGCATTATCATTTTCCTGCAAAgcctttttaaaatagaaaattcCTAAGTTGTGTTTCCCCATTGCAAAATGGATGCATCCAAGATTATTCCAGAACATGCACCGTAAGCATTCACCTAAGAATAGTTAAAGGGGAAGAACATAAAATTTAAATTCTGGGCTATAGGTAAAAAGGTTTCTaagattttttgattttttatttgCTTATCTTTAGAGTCACAAGAGTTAGATACTAACCCACACTAAAGGATATCTATATTCCTCAAACAAAACACTGAAGTACTTTAGATAGAACTGCTCATCCAACTACAAACTAAGGCTAAAAATATGGTAGCTTCTTCAAATAGAAGCCAATACTCAATTTTCTTTAAAGGCCATATTTTGCAATTCTCAGTGTGACTGTAGGCAGACAGATTCCAAAATAAAAGCATAATATTTACATGGGATTAGTGTGGCAATTATAAAGCCACTGCCATCAAGATACATTGTTTCATTCCCTAAGCAATTTAATGAGTGACAAGACACACTGAGAATACCTTCTATGTCATGTTTTAGAAAAGCAGAGTGTAAAACTACTTTGCCTGATTTCACTTCAAAACAGGTAGACTGAAAGTTCTTGATGCTTCATATGTAAATATTGGCAGTCATAACAGATGGTTTTTGTTAGGAGAAGTTCTTAGATGACATGATGTGCCCAACATTTTATAAATGCAATACAAATTAATCCAATTATATATTGGGTGGGGAAAATAACTAATCTCAGCACTGGAAAGGAAGCATTATCTATTCAAGTTGTGGAGCTTTCAAACTTTTGAACAAGTATAAAATGATCAAGTCAGCAGTTACGACCAACAACACACACAAATGTAAACTGCTTCTGGAGGGAACTAGCATATTAATTTAAAATACGAAGAGGATTCAGTGAAGCAACGCATCTTATTGCCTCCAAAAACTGTTGGAGCAACTGACCGAGCCACTATCACAAGTCAAGATGATAAAGCCAAAATTAAGCGGTGAACCAACATCCTCCCCAGTTTAAAATCTGCAAGAGCCCAAAATAAGATGCTCTTATTGGGAAGCTTCATTACAAAAGGGAAAAATATTGCCATTTCAAAATATGGTTTCAGTATTCTAGTGACAATAGTACTGATTACTTAGAAACCTTTAACTGATCTCTGAAATCTTGCACTTTAGTTTTGAAACACAAACCAGTATTAAGAAAAAGAATACATGGATGCCAGTTTGCTAGAGAAACTTGTATCCACACAAGCAATTCACTTTGCTTTAGGGAAAGCAAATGAATGTCAAATGAGGTCCTCTTTTGCAAACATACATGCTTGTTTTACCTGTCTTCATAAATCCTGGATGTTCAGCAATGTTTGAGCTGTTCAACAGCTTTACTGCTTTCCGATAATTGCCTCTTAAATACTCAAAGTTGCTtttcagaaagagagaaggagcagACTGTGAAGAGAACAGAATCCATGGTTATCCATATCTTTGAGTGAGAGAGAGCTAGAGCACACCTTAATACTCCCAGATATCTAGATAGAAAGAGAAGATACAAAAGTAGGTAATCATCCCTACACCCAAAGGCACCACTGATCACTCCGGATCCTCAAGTACCACAGTGGTCTGGCATTGGGTTGACCTACACCCAACATAGCAGGTGCTCATAAAAACAGAGATGCTGCTCATACAGAAGGAAAAACTCTACTAAAAGCACTAGGATTCAGAAGTGCAGAGATGAGACTGAGTGGGAAGTAAtgagaagggtggggggatggtggggctgggaggtgtTTTGAGCCTTTTGAAAGACAAGCAGTTCAGATGATAACTAGTTCAGGAACACCCTAACCCCATTTTATATAGAAACAAGAGTCCCATCCATGTCCTTTTTTCTCAAATCCCAAGATGAGGTGAAACTTGCTTCGTTCCAGTCCCTCCCCTCAGCTTCCTGATCTGCCCTTCAAGTGCAATAGTGAAAGAAATAAACTTTTTTAGAAATATAGGCCTACTTGACTTATGGCAAAATGGTTGTGGGTACTTACATTTCCAGCTGTGTTCATAACAGACTTGATCTCTCTCTTGCATGCTTTTAAAGACTTCATCTGAATATATGCTCGCACCTTGTACTGTTAAAAATTTACATTTCAACATTACGCTGAACTAAAAACATAACTGCTACTTAGAAAAGCTTTGGGTACCACAGTTGGCATACATTATATTATGACATTAGTAGATGATACTAATAAATTTGATGATACTAATAAAGATGATACTAATAAATAAAGTTTTCTGAATAAAATGTCAAGCTTCTTAATGGACATTTAAAGTTAAATGATTTTGACCTAACACAGACTTTAAAGAATATGTCTTCAACAAGGCTGGTAATTAAAGTTAGATGCACACCAGCAATTTGCTTACTAGTATCTTCTCCCAGTCTAGGCAATGTAGAGGAAGTGCACAGCAAAAAGAAGGGAAAAATATATACTTATGAACTATGGACCAATTATTGTAATATTAGAAtaagggccatttcacacatctGAGCTGACTGCTTATTTTATCCACATCACATTTATGGTATCATGTAGACATAACCCTTATGCCACCAAGGGTGTATACCAACACAGTTAACAATGACCGATCTTTGCAATCAGAGCTGCAGGAAAAAGCACAGCTATGATTGCCAAAGCAACAGCTTTTGCACTAGCTGTTATTTATGTACAGCCTAGTCCACAGTGTATGCACAAGAAGGACTACAGAAGAGAAATAAGCACCTAGCGCACACACATCAAGCAGCCCCAAGTCAgttctgattttattttactttgtacTATTGTATAGCAGAATGCATGCCTTTCAAAAATGACATGTTCAAGAAAGAGTATTAGATACTAGATCTAGGGTTCTGGGCCTTACCTGATGTATTTTAGACTTAGCAGCTTCTGTCAAGGTACCACTTTCAGCTTTGTGATTGGAAACTTCCTTACCAGTATTATTACCTGTCTGGTCACAAACAGAAATGTGAAACAATGTCATCAGTTTTTGAAACCAATGAACATATAATTTGTTACATAAGAGAGTTTTCAAGATACTCGCTCCTGAAATCTCTTCTTGTGAAAGAGTACGCTTCTCCCTTAATCATGTTACTGATGGCATTATCATAAAAACAGTAGTTTCTTGCTTAACAGTTGCCCGATCATCACATGATAAGGCACCTGTGCATCTAAAGATCACTCCCTGTGCATACAAACTCAGTATATAGGCCACCAGAAAAAGAGGCAGATTAGCTTCAAGAATGAGCCATTCTATAACATTTACTATTACTTTATTTGCTAATGTAACCAGTTCCAATCCAAACTAGATTAATTTCAGAACTACATTAATTTCACTCAGCTCAATGGTAAGGatttttgattgactgattaagtgccgtcaagtcggtgttgactcttaacaaccacatagatagattccctccaggatgatcgtGTTAATTTTACAGTGTTCTCCCATACCCACCTCATGTTTCCCATTTTTGTTGTTTCCACCTTGTGAAATCATTTTTTCCAGTACAGCAAGCAGATGCAGTGCTTTCTCAgcttggcaggtcagcaggtatAGGTCTATAAGCAGGAAGCATACTGCCTGGGCAAACTTCTCCTCTACATAAACATAGAAGACAAAAGCAGACACATTTAGCTTTTCTTCTTGAGAAACAAACTGATGATAAAATCATTTCCAGAGGATTTTATTATCCTAACATATACAGATCATAATGTGTTGTGAAAGTCAAACGGAATAATTCCAGTTTAAATAGTATCCTTTGCAAAGTGTTCAATGCAGCAGACTATCACAAGAAATACACATAATTACACTTTAAATTCTGCAGCTATAAATAGGTAATTGAACATTGACAGCTATGAATGCAATTGTCTATTTGTTCCTGTGACTATGGTATGTGTGCAAGGAACAGTTGCCTACAAATTGCAATCTATCCAAAGGGCGGGGGAATAGTACCAGGAATGTTTTCCCCTTCTTGTAACATactttaaagaattatttttatattccaatttaatatttttattatgtaaCTCATTTATAGTCTTAGattgttttaaatcttttgtaaaccaccatgttTACATGGTGTTTTGAATGAAATGTTttgaatgaaaagcagtataaaaatttaacaaacaaatgaTAAATACCAAAAGGTTCTATGAACTGGTAAAGCTTCTCTCCAACTATTATAGCTTCAGTGTACTGCCGCAGGTGATACAAAACAACAGCTTGATTGTAGTAGAGCATGCTGTTTTCAACATCATCTAAGCCATCCATTTCCTCGACAGCTGAGTGAACCTGTAAGTTgcagaggaagaagggagaaaCCAAGCATAGCCCTAATTGACTCAGTCCTTTTGTAATGATGACCAAGTGAGGACACAGGTCAGATACAACAATTTGTACTACAAATTGGTCCAAAGCACAAAATGCAACCAAGGCTTCACAAAGCATTCAGGATATCATCAACAGAATGTAGTTTACTAAAATCAAACAGCACAGTAAAGAAGCTATCATTACATAGGAGCATGTTTTTTTACACAGGTACTACAGTTATGTTACTTATTCAGTATTTTCTATCCTACAGCAGTGGCAAGCAATACCTACCAATGGCAAAGAAAGTGCTTAAGGCTCATATTGACATGTGAATTCAAAACCCTGAATTCCATTTTACTCACCATTCTTTCTGAATCAACATTATTTCACATATTTAACAGCGACTACTGCTGTTTCtgatctttccccctctcttttaaCTAAAGCACAAATGTAGTAAGATATTTTATTTCCATTCCAGCTATTCACCTTGGAATCCCAACTAGCAACTAGTTTTGGTGAAGGACCCCTTTTGAGAAGAAATGAGGGCCAAGGGCTCAGACTACCCACACAAGCATCACTGACACAGCCAACATGTATTTTGCCTCCCTTGTAGGAACAGAGGGCCAGCAGCACttatcgggggtgggtggggtgaattTCACCCAGGGACCACCAGTTGCTGGATTCTTCCTTTAAGAGGTCTCTCATCTCAAAATGTCACAAAATAATTTAGAAAAACATCACAtaatgtacccagaatgttgggggcaatatgctaaatcattgtaaaccgcttagagagctccggctatagagcggtatataaatgtaagtgctataacagaagaggtttatttatttaacatatttgtataccacccactcccaaagtctctaggcggtttacaacaacaaaaccaagaaattttaaaaacaaaacatattgaaagttcaaattaaaatagctgccCATAAGAACTACTAGATAAAGTAAGGACAAGTTTCCCCCTTATGTATACAGCATTACCACCATTCAGGGTGGTAAAAGCTGTTCAGCCTTATCGAAAAGCTGTTCATATAACAACTGAAGAATACCACATTTATCTACATAAACATTCGTCAAACTTTCAATATATCTGAATATGCAATTCAAAGTTATTAAACTTGATGCACACAGTCAATCCTACTCACGTTTGTTTGAAAGCAAAATTAGTGGGACTTCAAGGAAACCTGCGCAAGATTATAGCCTTACACAATTCAGCTATCATATTTAATTTACTCTGAAATGTTCATTTATCTTCAGAAAAAGGTTAAAGGGTGAATTAGATATTATTTGGTATTCccatctctttttctcttctgggTGAAAAAGCAGCTTGGGAAACCAGGATGGTTTTTGGTTT
Coding sequences within it:
- the CNOT10 gene encoding CCR4-NOT transcription complex subunit 10 isoform X3, with the translated sequence MTGNYEACLQHLSCLQDINKDDYKIVLNMAVAEFCKNNQTTTDSLKQTLIQLKNQVHSAVEEMDGLDDVENSMLYYNQAVVLYHLRQYTEAIIVGEKLYQFIEPFEEKFAQAVCFLLIDLYLLTCQAEKALHLLAVLEKMISQGGNNKNGKHETGNNTGKEVSNHKAESGTLTEAAKSKIHQYKVRAYIQMKSLKACKREIKSVMNTAGNSAPSLFLKSNFEYLRGNYRKAVKLLNSSNIAEHPGFMKTGECLRCMFWNNLGCIHFAMGKHNLGIFYFKKALQENDNACAQLGTGGTDPGKKFSGRPMCTLLTNKRYELLYNCGIQLLHIGRPLAAFECLIEAVQVYHSNPRLWLRIAECCIAANKGNSEQETKGLPSKKGIVQSIVGQGYHRKIVLASQSVQNVVYNDGQSSAIPVASIEFAAICLRNALLLLPEDQQEPKQENGSKVGNQLGGNNENSENETCSSKSHEGDKFVPAPPSSPLRKQELENLRCSILACSAYVALALGDNLMALNHADKLLQQTKLSGSLKFLGHLYAAEALISLDRISDAITHLNPENVTDVSLGISSNEQEQGSDKGEIEAMESSGKQTPQCYPSSVTSARTMMLFNLGSAYCLRSEYDKARKCLHQAASLIHPKEIPPEAILLAVYLELQNGNTQLALQIIKRNQLLPSVKMLSEMRKKPVFQPAHLVQPIQMPAFTTVQRK
- the CNOT10 gene encoding CCR4-NOT transcription complex subunit 10 isoform X2 produces the protein MAADKGGDQGTEKHEGAGTSSGITDQEKELSNSALQAFMTGNYEACLQHLSCLQDINKDDYKIVLNMAVAEFCKNNQTTTDSLKQTLIQLKNQVHSAVEEMDGLDDVENSMLYYNQAVVLYHLRQYTEAIIVGEKLYQFIEPFEEKFAQAVCFLLIDLYLLTCQAEKALHLLAVLEKMISQGGNNKNGKHETGNNTGKEVSNHKAESGTLTEAAKSKIHQYKVRAYIQMKSLKACKREIKSVMNTAGNSAPSLFLKSNFEYLRGNYRKAVKLLNSSNIAEHPGFMKTGECLRCMFWNNLGCIHFAMGKHNLGIFYFKKALQENDNACAQLGTGGTDPGKKFSGRPMCTLLTNKRYELLYNCGIQLLHIGRPLAAFECLIEAVQVYHSNPRLWLRIAECCIAANKGNSEQETKGLPSKKGIVQSIVGQGYHRKIVLASQSVQNVVYNDGQSSAIPVASIEFAAICLRNALLLLPEDQQEPKQENGSKVGNQLGGNNENSENETCSKSHEGDKFVPAPPSSPLRKQELENLRCSILACSAYVALALGDNLMALNHADKLLQQTKLSGSLKFLGHLYAAEALISLDRISDAITHLNPENVTDVSLGISSNEQEQGSDKGEIEAMESSGKQTPQCYPSSVTSARTMMLFNLGSAYCLRSEYDKARKCLHQAASLIHPKEIPPEAILLAVYLELQNGNTQLALQIIKRNQLLPSVKMLSEMRKKPVFQPAHLVQPIQMPAFTTVQRK
- the CNOT10 gene encoding CCR4-NOT transcription complex subunit 10 isoform X1, yielding MAADKGGDQGTEKHEGAGTSSGITDQEKELSNSALQAFMTGNYEACLQHLSCLQDINKDDYKIVLNMAVAEFCKNNQTTTDSLKQTLIQLKNQVHSAVEEMDGLDDVENSMLYYNQAVVLYHLRQYTEAIIVGEKLYQFIEPFEEKFAQAVCFLLIDLYLLTCQAEKALHLLAVLEKMISQGGNNKNGKHETGNNTGKEVSNHKAESGTLTEAAKSKIHQYKVRAYIQMKSLKACKREIKSVMNTAGNSAPSLFLKSNFEYLRGNYRKAVKLLNSSNIAEHPGFMKTGECLRCMFWNNLGCIHFAMGKHNLGIFYFKKALQENDNACAQLGTGGTDPGKKFSGRPMCTLLTNKRYELLYNCGIQLLHIGRPLAAFECLIEAVQVYHSNPRLWLRIAECCIAANKGNSEQETKGLPSKKGIVQSIVGQGYHRKIVLASQSVQNVVYNDGQSSAIPVASIEFAAICLRNALLLLPEDQQEPKQENGSKVGNQLGGNNENSENETCSSKSHEGDKFVPAPPSSPLRKQELENLRCSILACSAYVALALGDNLMALNHADKLLQQTKLSGSLKFLGHLYAAEALISLDRISDAITHLNPENVTDVSLGISSNEQEQGSDKGEIEAMESSGKQTPQCYPSSVTSARTMMLFNLGSAYCLRSEYDKARKCLHQAASLIHPKEIPPEAILLAVYLELQNGNTQLALQIIKRNQLLPSVKMLSEMRKKPVFQPAHLVQPIQMPAFTTVQRK